A genomic segment from Spirochaetota bacterium encodes:
- a CDS encoding long-chain fatty acid--CoA ligase, whose protein sequence is MSKKTISYKDKPWLKFYDKGVPATIDFVDCTLNDYFNEAINKYSERVAFVSQGYEMTYKELGEVVNRFATCLADFGIQKGDRVAIHLPNILHCVAAYYAVIKIGGIVVMHNPLYSPAELEYQFNDSGTKVVVTLDLFGNTIIDLRPKTQVKQIVCVSLRDYLPSNVDPNTILSVEPKQAEDVYKWKDIMDKYPAQPPKVTVTTEDIAQLQYTGGTTGVSKGAMLTHSNLTKQLQQIDAWDTTIHRGDEMTMVGALPFFHVYGLSTVMNLNIYDGFKTILTGRPTPEALMEIIQKYRPQIACLVPTMYIGMLNHPDFEKLDLTCVKRLMCGSAPLPLEVIKAYEEKAGVHINEGYGLTEASPVTHSNPYGTVQKSGSIGVPYPSTEVRIVDLETGENDVPVGQPGEMIIKGPQIMKGYWNRPDETSKTIRNGWLYTGDIAIMDEDGYFFIVDRKKDMVISGGYNVYPREIDEVLYTHPKVLEACCIGIPHPTRGEQIKAFVVLKEGETATEKEIIDYCATKLAKYKLPTIVEFRTELPKSNVGKILRKVLREEEMQKIK, encoded by the coding sequence ATGAGCAAAAAAACTATCTCATATAAAGACAAACCATGGTTAAAATTTTATGATAAAGGAGTACCTGCCACTATTGATTTTGTGGACTGTACTTTAAATGATTATTTTAATGAAGCTATAAATAAATATTCTGAAAGAGTAGCGTTTGTATCGCAGGGATATGAAATGACATATAAAGAACTTGGAGAAGTTGTCAATAGATTTGCTACCTGCCTTGCTGATTTTGGTATACAAAAAGGCGACCGTGTTGCTATTCATTTGCCAAATATTCTTCATTGTGTAGCTGCCTACTATGCTGTCATTAAGATTGGCGGCATAGTAGTCATGCATAATCCGTTATACTCCCCTGCTGAGCTTGAATATCAATTTAACGATTCAGGGACAAAAGTTGTAGTTACTCTAGACCTTTTTGGGAATACAATTATTGATTTAAGGCCAAAAACACAGGTTAAGCAGATCGTTTGTGTCTCTTTACGGGATTACCTCCCTTCAAATGTTGACCCTAATACCATACTATCTGTAGAACCAAAACAAGCAGAAGATGTTTATAAGTGGAAAGATATTATGGATAAATATCCGGCACAACCCCCAAAAGTAACTGTAACAACTGAGGATATTGCTCAATTACAATATACAGGGGGAACAACAGGAGTTTCAAAAGGTGCGATGCTAACTCATAGCAACCTGACAAAACAGTTACAACAAATTGACGCCTGGGACACAACCATTCACAGAGGTGATGAAATGACCATGGTAGGCGCATTACCATTTTTTCACGTTTATGGATTATCAACTGTTATGAATTTAAATATTTATGATGGATTTAAAACAATTCTTACTGGTAGACCGACACCTGAAGCACTTATGGAAATTATTCAAAAATATCGACCACAAATTGCATGCCTTGTCCCCACAATGTATATTGGAATGCTCAATCACCCAGATTTTGAAAAATTAGATCTTACATGTGTTAAGCGATTGATGTGCGGAAGCGCACCACTACCATTAGAAGTAATAAAAGCATATGAAGAAAAAGCTGGTGTGCATATTAATGAGGGATATGGATTAACCGAAGCATCACCAGTTACACACTCAAATCCTTATGGAACTGTACAAAAATCCGGTAGCATAGGTGTTCCTTATCCCAGTACAGAAGTTAGAATTGTTGACCTTGAAACAGGAGAAAATGATGTACCCGTTGGTCAGCCAGGTGAAATGATTATTAAAGGCCCTCAAATAATGAAAGGATACTGGAATAGGCCGGATGAAACATCCAAAACCATACGGAATGGATGGCTATACACCGGTGATATCGCAATTATGGATGAGGATGGATATTTCTTTATTGTTGATAGGAAAAAAGATATGGTAATATCAGGTGGCTATAATGTTTATCCGCGTGAGATTGATGAAGTTTTATATACTCATCCCAAGGTTCTGGAAGCTTGCTGTATAGGGATACCACATCCTACAAGAGGTGAGCAAATAAAAGCATTTGTAGTTCTTAAAGAAGGCGAAACAGCTACTGAAAAAGAAATAATTGATTACTGTGCAACAAAATTAGCCAAATATAAATTACCAACAATAGTTGAATTTAGAACAGAATTACCCAAAAGTAATGTTGGAAAAATATTACGTAAAGTTCTTAGAGAGGAGGAAATGCAGAAGATTAAATGA
- a CDS encoding hydroxymethylglutaryl-CoA reductase — protein MLERTKIPRNDNNDYTIEMAKLRQNFITTMTGTELHHVSSFSFDPKVLPGNIEHFTGVAQVPIGIAGPLLIHGEHANGEFYVPLATTEGTLVASYNRGMKLFYEAGGIITTVSDDSMQRAPVFVFENAILARNFGEWIDEHFYDIKEQAESTTKTGKLKKIEKFHVGNMMFLRFNFSTGDAAGQNMVGKATWVACNWIMKNNSTIKRYTLSGNIDTDKKYSHLNTLSTRGKRVTAEITIPRKLFIDFMKLPPEAVVKMRYTTTLGAFISGANNNGLHSANAITAIFIATGQDVANIAESSSAIAYAEVTENGDYYYFITLPSLIIATYGGGTGLPTQKECLEILGCYGAGKVYKFAEIIAATVLCGEFSLATAVISGGEWVSSHEKLGRNR, from the coding sequence ATGTTAGAAAGAACCAAAATTCCAAGAAATGACAATAATGACTATACTATAGAAATGGCAAAACTACGTCAAAATTTCATCACAACAATGACAGGAACAGAATTACATCATGTTAGTTCATTTTCCTTTGATCCAAAAGTTCTTCCGGGAAACATTGAACATTTTACTGGTGTAGCCCAGGTCCCTATTGGAATAGCAGGACCACTCTTAATACATGGTGAACATGCCAATGGCGAATTTTATGTTCCGTTAGCAACTACCGAAGGCACATTAGTTGCCAGTTATAACCGAGGCATGAAATTATTTTATGAAGCCGGTGGAATTATTACAACAGTAAGTGATGATTCTATGCAAAGAGCCCCTGTCTTTGTTTTTGAAAATGCTATCTTAGCTCGAAATTTTGGAGAATGGATTGATGAACATTTTTATGATATTAAAGAACAGGCAGAAAGTACTACTAAAACAGGTAAATTAAAGAAAATTGAAAAATTCCATGTTGGTAATATGATGTTTTTACGCTTCAATTTTTCAACCGGTGATGCAGCTGGTCAAAATATGGTGGGGAAAGCAACATGGGTAGCCTGTAATTGGATAATGAAAAACAACTCTACGATTAAACGATATACTCTCTCTGGTAATATTGATACCGATAAAAAATATTCTCACCTTAATACTTTAAGTACGCGAGGCAAAAGAGTTACAGCAGAAATAACAATTCCCAGAAAATTATTTATCGATTTTATGAAACTCCCACCGGAAGCTGTAGTAAAAATGAGATATACAACTACACTGGGAGCATTTATTTCTGGGGCCAATAACAACGGCCTTCATTCTGCCAATGCTATTACAGCTATTTTTATTGCCACTGGTCAGGATGTTGCAAATATTGCAGAATCATCATCTGCTATAGCCTATGCAGAAGTAACTGAAAATGGGGATTATTATTATTTTATAACATTACCTTCGCTTATAATTGCAACGTACGGTGGCGGAACAGGGTTGCCAACTCAAAAAGAATGCCTTGAAATCTTGGGTTGTTATGGTGCTGGTAAAGTATATAAATTTGCAGAAATTATTGCGGCAACAGTTTTATGTGGCGAATTTTCACTGGCAACAGCAGTGATTTCAGGAGGAGAATGGGTTTCCAGTCATGAAAAATTAGGAAGGAATAGATAA